In Sandaracinaceae bacterium, the sequence GCCGGGTGCGCCTGCCTTCGTGCAGATGTTCCCGTCGAGCGAGGTCACGCCCAGCGCGCTGGCGCCGGGCATCTGGCCCTCCATGATCTTCGGCGAGCGCGACAGCGGGCACCTGCAGGTCCGCCCCCGCTGACCACGCGCGCTTCAGCGCCCCAGCGTCAAGCCTCGCCCAGGTCGAGCGCCGCTTCGAGTTGAAGCAGCAGCTCGGGGTCGGCCACGTCGCGCAGGATGCGCCGCAGGTACAGCGCGTCGCCGCGCTCGAGTGGACGTGTGCCCAGCCACGATGCGATGGTCAGGCGCAGCTCGCTCGCGGTGGCAGGGTTCTCGAACGAGCTCAGCAGCTGACCGGTGGGGGTGGTGGGCGACGGGGCTGCCGCCATGCGCTGGGCGAGGATGGCGTGGCGTGCGTACGCAGTGAGGCGTCCCTCGAGGTGCTGCTGCAGCACGTTCGGTGCGGGCGTGCGCAGCTCGAGGCAACGGCCGCCGGCCATACGCAACAGCACGTGGTCGGTGCCCGAGTGTTGCGACTCGAGCTCTGTGTAGGGCACGTACCAGCTGCGTGTGGCGCCACCGACGCAGAGGCCCTCGGCGCCGAGGCGCAGCGCCGCTGGGGTGGGCGGTGAAGGCTGCGGTCGCTCGTCGTCGCGCACGAGCCAGGCGCTGACTTCCACGCGGGCCGTGTCCGGTTCGCTGCCAGGCTGTGCAAAGGGCTCGCTGGGAGCGGGGTCTATGGGGCGAGAGCGCATGGGGCTTGGTCGAGTCCTGGGGGGACGAGGTGAATCGTCTGCGAGCACCGTGCCAAGCTAGGATCACGGAGGAAACACGACCATATCCACGTCCAGGGGCCGTCCTGCCCAAGTTTGGCCGCCACGATTGGGCACCGCTACGCAACGAATGCATACCTCGGGAAGTTCGAGTTGCCGTCTTGCACCCGCGCGGGCGCTTGGTACCTTCCGCGACCTATGAGCCGAGTCGTCAATTTCAATGCGGGTCCTGCGACCCTTCCCTTGTCCGTGCTCGAGTACACCCGGGACGAGCTCCTCGATCACGAGGGCACCGGGATGTCCATCCTCGAGCACTCGCACCGCGAGGCCGCGTACATGGCCGTGCACGAGGAGTGCAAGGTCCTGCTGCGTGAGCTCATGGCGATCCCGGACACCCACGAGGTCATCTTCATGGGCGGCGGCGCCAGCACGCAGTTCGCGCTGGTCCCCATGAACCTCGCGAACGGCGGCTCGGCCGACTACGTGGACACCGGCACCTGGTCGGCGGGCGCCATCAAGGAGGCCAACATCGTCGCCAAGGCGCGCATCGCGGGCACGGGCAAGGATGGCGAGCGCTACGTGCGCGTGCCGAAGCAGGCGGACCTCGACCTCGACCCCAACGCGGCCTACGTGCACATCACCAGCAACAACACGGTGATGGGCAGCCAGTACCACTACACCCCGGACACCGGCTCGGTGCCGCTGGTCGCCGACATGTCGAGCGACATCCTGTGGAAGCCCATCGATGTCAGCAAGTACGGCCTGATCTACGCCGGCGCGCAGAAGAACCTCGGCCCCGCCGGCGTGGTGGTGTGCATCATCCGCAAGGACCTCGCGGAGCGCTCGCCGAAGACCATCCCCAAGATCTTCCGCTACAGCACCATGGTGGAGGGGGACTCCATGGCCAACACCGTGCCCACCTTCCCGGTGTACATGGTGCGCAACGTGCTCCGCTGGGTGAAGTCCGTGGGCGGCGCGCCGGCCATGGAGCAGCGCAACCGCGCGAAGGCGAAGATGCTGTACGACATCCTCGACGCGAACGACTTCTACAAGCTCGTCATCGAGAAGGACTCGCGCTCGGTCATGAACCCCGTGTTCAACCTGCCCAGCGAAGACCTCGAGAAGAAGCTCGTGAAGGACTCGAAGGCGGCGGGCTTCGTGGGCATCAAGGGCCACCGCTCGGTCGGCGGCCTGCGCATCAGCATGTACAACGCGATGGAGCCCGAGGGCGTGGCCAAGTTCTGTGAGTTCCTCACGGGCTGGACCAAGCAGAACAGCTGAACGGGCGCCGCCAAATCGCCTGATCGCGGCTTACGTCCTCGCAGCCAGGCTCGAAATACTGGAGTATTCCTTCGCCTGGCTGCTCCGGGCGCGCTCGCGCTAAGGCGATTTTTCGGCTCTACACAGTTCGCGCCACGAGATTGCCCACCGCATGCGGTGGGCTTTTTCATTGGGACGCCACGGTGTTCGCGACGTCGGTCTCGGCCACGTGCGCCACGTGCCGCAGCACGCGCAGGTGGATGCGGTGGATGATGTCGTCGGCCCACAGCTTCCAGTAGACCGTGGGCATCATGTCCAGCTGGTAGTAGGTGCGGCCGCGCAGGCGCGTGCCACCGGTCGCCGTGCGCTCCAGCAGGAACTGCCCCGCCGTGGTGCGGAAGTAGCCGTCGAGGTGCCGCGGGCGGATGTCGTAGGGCGACATCTCGCGCATGGGGTCGGGCATGTCCTGCACGCTGAAGCCCAGCTCGCGCGGCGGGTCCCACACCTCGATGGGCTCCACGAACTCGCCCGTGGTGAACTCGCAGCGGCGGATGGCGCCCACGCCGCTCCCCTCGATGCGCGCACCCGTGGGAGCGGCGACGCCCACCCGGAAGATCCAGTCCTCGATGGGCGGCAGCTCGGGGAAGGCCACCACGCGCTCCCACACCACCTCGGGCGGCGCGGCCACCTCGACCACCGTCTCCACCATGTGCGTGTCGGCCGGCGGTGGGGCCACGCCCTCCATCAAGATGAGGACGGGCAAGAGCATGCCGGGAGCCACCCAGCGGCCCTGCGCGTTGAGCATCTGCCGGCGCATGGTGAAGGCGATCTGGTGGCCCACCAGCGTGTTCACGGCGGCCAGCGGCCAGACCATCATCAGGCAGATGAGGCCCTCGAACGCGAAGGCGATCAGCACCACGAAGCTGACGACCAAGGAGGCGATGGACGCGGCCAGCGAGTAGGCGCGGCCACGTCCCGCGTTCACGCCGTGCAGCTGGTCGAACAGCAGCGTGGTGGCGAACCCCGTGAAGAGCGGCGCGCCGATGAAGAGCGGTGCGCCGTAGTTGCCCATGAGGCCCACCGAAGCACCGAGCGCGCCGAGGGTGATGGTGGCGCCAGCGAGGACGCTCAACGCGAGCGCGGCGGCGGCGCCCATGCGCGGGGGTGAGCCCGGCGCCTCGGTGGGGATGTCGTCCTGGTTCGCGGTGGCTGCTGGGGGTGCTGCACTCGGCAGCACCGAGAGCGCCAAGAAGAAGAGCAGATTGGCAAAGGGCACGATGAAGAGCACCACCATCCAGGCGGGCGCGCCGGCGTCACGCAAGCGGCGCTCCGAGAGCCAGATGCCGATGGCCAGGAACGGGATGGCCGTCGCCCAGAGCGCGGCGTAGTAGCGCAGGTTCTCCCCCGGGTGGAAGAGCGGCGCGTCCACCGGGCTCACGTAGTAGAGCGGGCTCCACGTCTGGCCGAACGCGGCGGACACGGCGTAGTCCACGCCCAGCTTGAGGGCGGCCAACACCACACCGAAGAGCACGAAGGGGCGCTGACCGAGCGGTGCCGTGTTCATCCCCCGAGGCTACGGCTGCTTTGGCGCGCGCCGGACAAAAAAGAAACGCCAGCGTTGGGGGCTGGCGTTTCGGGTCGGACCTTGGGTGGTGGAGACAAACGGGATCGAACCGTTGACCTCTTGAGTGCGATTCAAGCGCTCTCCCAACTGAGCTATGCCCCCAGGGGAACCGCTCGCCCTTCGGCGAGAGGCCAGACTTTACACGTGGTCGGCAGGTGCGCAAGTCCGTACAGCGCAATTAGAGCGCAACGCGACACTCCTCCGCGCCAGGAGAGCGCCCGACTCACTGCACGCGGAGGTATACAATACGATACCTAACGCGCGAGGGTCACCCAGACGTCGGCCGCGCTTTCGGCGAGCGCGTCGTCGTCATCATGGCTGCTCGGGAAGCGCACGACGGGAGTCGGCAGCAGCTCGCTCAGGATGGCCAGGTTGTCTTGCTGGCTCTCGTCAAACACGCCGTGCTCCGTGAGGACAATGGCTGCCACATGGACCGCGCGCTGGGTGAGCGCCTCGTACGCAGCGCGCGTGTGGCTGAGCACGCCGAGTCCATTGCGGGCGACCAGCACGGCGGGCAGCCCGAGCGCCGCGATCAGGTCTGCGATGCTGCGCTCTGCGTCGAGCGGGACCAGAACGCCACCCGCTCCCTCGACGAGCCAGAGCTCGGCGGAGACGTTCGAAATGACCTCGCGCAGCGTCGCGTTGGAGGGCACGGGCGGCAGGCCACGCCGGGTGGCGGTGAACGGCGAGACGGCCGGTGCGACGCGGTAGAGACCGGGCAGGCTGGCCAGCTCGGGGCGCCCACTTGCCCGCGCGAGCGCTTCGGCGTCCGTGGCGTGTTCCACCACCCCGGTCTCGAGTGGCTTGAGGGCGGCCACCTCGATCCCACGACGGTGCGCATGGCGCGCGAGGCCGCGCGTCACGAAGGTCTTGCCCTCCCCCGTCCCAGTGCCGGTCACGAAGAAGCCCCTCACGTCAGGATCTCGGTGAGCGCCCCCAACAGCGCGTCGAGCTGCGCGTCGCTGTGAGCGGCGGTGGGGACCATGCGCAGGCGGGCGGTGCCCTCGGGAACCGTGGGTGGGCGGATCGCTGGCACGAAGATGCCGCGCTCGAGGAGCTTGGCCGCCACGTCGAGCGCGCGAGCCTCGGGTCCGAGGACGAGCGGGACGATCGGCGTCGGGTCGCTCGGCACGTCGAAGCCCAGCGTCTGCAGGTGCGCCCGCAGCCGCTCGCTGTGACGCACCACGCGAGCACGCTCGGCGTCGGCGGCGTGCACCAGCGGGACGGCCGCTACGACTTGGGCAGCGAGGCTGGGCTGCGGACCCGTGGAGAACACGAAGCTGCGCGCGCGGTTGTAGAGCCAGGCCACGGTGTCCGCGTCGCTGGCCGCGAAGGCACCGGCCAACCCAAAGGCCTTCCCCAGCGTGCCGATCAGGACGTCGGGCTGCACCCGCGCGGCGGCGCAGGCGCCCCGCCCCGCGGGACCGAGGACGCCCACCGAGTGGGCCTCGTCCACGTAGAGCGACGCCTCGAACTCGTTGGCCAGGGTCCGCAGGGCAGCCAGCGGTGCAACGTCTCCGTCCATGCTGAAGAGCGCGTCGGTGACGATGAACGCCCGGTGGGCCTTCGAACGCTGTGCGACCAGCAGGTCGCGCAGGTGACCGAGGTCGGTGTGCCGGTACCGCTCTACCCGGGCGCGGCTCAGCCGACAGCCGTCGATCAGGCTGGCGTGGTTGAGCGCGTCGGAGAAGAGGACGTCACCCGGCTCGGCCAGCGCCTGCAGGCTGCCCACGTTGGCGGCGTAGCCCGACGAGAAGAGGCGCGCCGCAGGCTGGCCGACGTACGCGGCGAGCGCGGTCTCCGCCTCTTGGTGGGCGCTCATGTTGCCCGAGATCAGGCGGCTGGCCCCCGAGCCGGAGCCCGCTGTGGTGAGGGCGGTGATCCCGGCCGCGGCGAGCAACGGGTGATCGGCGAAGCCGAGGTAGTTGTTGCTGGAGAAGCAGAGCAGCTCGCGGCCGTCGACGATCAGGGAGGCACCCTGGGT encodes:
- the serC gene encoding 3-phosphoserine/phosphohydroxythreonine transaminase, translated to MSRVVNFNAGPATLPLSVLEYTRDELLDHEGTGMSILEHSHREAAYMAVHEECKVLLRELMAIPDTHEVIFMGGGASTQFALVPMNLANGGSADYVDTGTWSAGAIKEANIVAKARIAGTGKDGERYVRVPKQADLDLDPNAAYVHITSNNTVMGSQYHYTPDTGSVPLVADMSSDILWKPIDVSKYGLIYAGAQKNLGPAGVVVCIIRKDLAERSPKTIPKIFRYSTMVEGDSMANTVPTFPVYMVRNVLRWVKSVGGAPAMEQRNRAKAKMLYDILDANDFYKLVIEKDSRSVMNPVFNLPSEDLEKKLVKDSKAAGFVGIKGHRSVGGLRISMYNAMEPEGVAKFCEFLTGWTKQNS
- a CDS encoding SRPBCC family protein, giving the protein MNTAPLGQRPFVLFGVVLAALKLGVDYAVSAAFGQTWSPLYYVSPVDAPLFHPGENLRYYAALWATAIPFLAIGIWLSERRLRDAGAPAWMVVLFIVPFANLLFFLALSVLPSAAPPAATANQDDIPTEAPGSPPRMGAAAALALSVLAGATITLGALGASVGLMGNYGAPLFIGAPLFTGFATTLLFDQLHGVNAGRGRAYSLAASIASLVVSFVVLIAFAFEGLICLMMVWPLAAVNTLVGHQIAFTMRRQMLNAQGRWVAPGMLLPVLILMEGVAPPPADTHMVETVVEVAAPPEVVWERVVAFPELPPIEDWIFRVGVAAPTGARIEGSGVGAIRRCEFTTGEFVEPIEVWDPPRELGFSVQDMPDPMREMSPYDIRPRHLDGYFRTTAGQFLLERTATGGTRLRGRTYYQLDMMPTVYWKLWADDIIHRIHLRVLRHVAHVAETDVANTVASQ
- the bioD gene encoding dethiobiotin synthase is translated as MRGFFVTGTGTGEGKTFVTRGLARHAHRRGIEVAALKPLETGVVEHATDAEALARASGRPELASLPGLYRVAPAVSPFTATRRGLPPVPSNATLREVISNVSAELWLVEGAGGVLVPLDAERSIADLIAALGLPAVLVARNGLGVLSHTRAAYEALTQRAVHVAAIVLTEHGVFDESQQDNLAILSELLPTPVVRFPSSHDDDDALAESAADVWVTLAR
- the bioF gene encoding 8-amino-7-oxononanoate synthase, whose translation is MRLPLDSRERLAQLEARGLLRQPRLVSGTQGASLIVDGRELLCFSSNNYLGFADHPLLAAAGITALTTAGSGSGASRLISGNMSAHQEAETALAAYVGQPAARLFSSGYAANVGSLQALAEPGDVLFSDALNHASLIDGCRLSRARVERYRHTDLGHLRDLLVAQRSKAHRAFIVTDALFSMDGDVAPLAALRTLANEFEASLYVDEAHSVGVLGPAGRGACAAARVQPDVLIGTLGKAFGLAGAFAASDADTVAWLYNRARSFVFSTGPQPSLAAQVVAAVPLVHAADAERARVVRHSERLRAHLQTLGFDVPSDPTPIVPLVLGPEARALDVAAKLLERGIFVPAIRPPTVPEGTARLRMVPTAAHSDAQLDALLGALTEILT